In Candidatus Woesearchaeota archaeon, one genomic interval encodes:
- a CDS encoding alanyl-tRNA editing protein has translation MNPLYMTDAYLQEFHATVAALNNPTSCVLDQTAFYPNSGGQPHDEGTLTTTDGTVYRVVLVTKADGQIIHQVDKPGLQMGDRISGKIDWERRYRLMRMHTAAHIISAVLHTTHGALITGNQLGIDKSRIDYNMDEFDKEKLARYVAEADAATKRDVPVSITFMEREQALQDPSMIKLAGVLPPMVKELRIVQIGDVDTQADGGTHVHYTREIGTITFVKAENKGKNNRRLYYTVE, from the coding sequence ATGAATCCATTGTACATGACTGATGCGTATCTTCAGGAATTTCACGCTACAGTTGCCGCTCTCAACAATCCAACCTCTTGCGTGCTTGATCAGACTGCCTTTTACCCGAACAGTGGAGGCCAGCCCCATGATGAAGGTACCTTAACAACAACAGATGGAACAGTCTATCGTGTTGTTTTGGTTACCAAAGCAGATGGCCAGATTATCCATCAGGTTGATAAACCAGGATTACAGATGGGAGACAGGATTTCAGGGAAGATTGATTGGGAGAGGCGATATAGACTCATGCGTATGCATACCGCAGCTCATATTATTAGTGCTGTACTCCACACCACACATGGCGCATTGATTACTGGTAATCAATTAGGAATTGATAAGAGTCGTATTGATTATAATATGGACGAATTTGATAAGGAGAAACTAGCACGGTATGTTGCAGAAGCTGACGCTGCTACCAAGCGAGACGTTCCTGTTTCTATCACTTTTATGGAAAGAGAACAAGCACTTCAAGATCCAAGCATGATAAAACTTGCAGGAGTTTTACCTCCTATGGTTAAAGAACTGAGAATAGTACAGATAGGGGATGTTGATACCCAGGCAGATGGTGGCACGCATGTTCACTATACTCGTGAGATTGGTACGATTACCTTTGTGAAGGCTGAAAACAAAGGAAAAAACAACCGGAGATTATATTATACCGTCGAATGA
- a CDS encoding AbrB/MazE/SpoVT family DNA-binding domain-containing protein yields MEVAITKMSSKGQVVIPANMRRYIQEGEKLIIIQSKDQLIMKKVSTLEKNLLEDIEFARRTEEAWKAYEKGEFRSMSAKDFLKELEKW; encoded by the coding sequence GTGGAAGTTGCTATAACTAAAATGAGCTCAAAGGGTCAGGTTGTCATACCTGCCAATATGAGAAGATATATTCAAGAAGGTGAAAAACTGATTATCATTCAAAGTAAAGATCAGCTTATTATGAAAAAAGTAAGCACCTTGGAAAAAAATCTATTAGAGGATATAGAATTTGCGAGAAGAACCGAAGAAGCATGGAAGGCTTATGAGAAAGGAGAATTTAGAAGTATGAGTGCCAAGGATTTCTTAAAAGAACTTGAAAAATGGTAA
- a CDS encoding MBL fold metallo-hydrolase, which produces MSYQSSFQTSASETIVTYSSTGISVSRIILPTPFGVGPVNVYLIRHNDHTTLVDAGPNDAEAQQHLTQGLASLGVTSLDALVLTHHHFDHRGLAAYIVNEFGPKVIVHRHGRRYLVPTEQGDAYTPYETIFKGAGFAPRVVSHVARIFEGYTRYGSTVDTTRIRTVNQGYDDTLGGEIIHCPGHTEDSIGLLVGPYFLCGDTFWRDKTPNPFFSGGNSDRGLKAFLATLDTLCSRDLGTALPGHGDPIEDHRAYIDFVKAHHAKRADAIIGLLRGSTGKTAADIVHELFAERLNGKSRFSADESFLALAEVIGNLEMFEENGQARREEHNGTFLYHAL; this is translated from the coding sequence ATGAGCTATCAAAGCAGTTTTCAAACTTCAGCAAGCGAAACTATAGTAACCTATAGCTCGACTGGCATTTCTGTTTCACGAATAATCCTGCCCACGCCATTTGGGGTTGGTCCAGTCAATGTTTATCTGATAAGGCATAATGACCATACGACCTTAGTTGATGCTGGTCCTAATGATGCGGAAGCACAACAACACCTTACCCAGGGCTTAGCAAGCTTGGGAGTTACTTCTCTTGATGCTCTTGTTCTGACCCATCATCATTTTGATCATCGTGGATTGGCAGCCTACATTGTCAACGAGTTTGGTCCGAAAGTTATTGTCCATCGTCATGGAAGAAGGTATTTGGTTCCCACTGAGCAGGGAGATGCCTATACGCCCTATGAAACTATTTTCAAAGGTGCAGGTTTCGCTCCAAGGGTGGTAAGTCATGTTGCTCGTATCTTTGAAGGATATACTCGCTATGGTTCTACGGTTGATACAACACGGATAAGAACAGTTAATCAAGGCTATGATGATACCTTGGGTGGAGAAATTATCCATTGTCCTGGCCATACTGAGGATTCCATTGGATTATTGGTTGGTCCATACTTTCTCTGTGGTGATACGTTTTGGAGGGACAAAACACCAAATCCTTTTTTTAGTGGTGGAAACAGCGATAGAGGATTAAAGGCGTTTCTTGCTACTTTAGACACCCTCTGTAGCAGGGATTTAGGAACAGCTCTTCCGGGGCATGGAGACCCTATTGAAGATCATAGAGCATATATTGATTTTGTAAAAGCGCATCATGCAAAAAGAGCAGATGCTATCATCGGGCTTCTGAGAGGAAGTACCGGAAAAACAGCTGCTGATATCGTGCATGAACTTTTTGCTGAGAGGCTTAATGGTAAGTCCCGTTTTAGTGCAGATGAATCTTTCCTTGCATTGGCAGAGGTCATTGGAAATCTTGAAATGTTTGAAGAAAATGGTCAGGCAAGGAGAGAAGAACATAACGGCACGTTTCTTTATCATGCGTTATAG
- a CDS encoding ribonuclease HII: MVLICGIDEAGRGCIIGNLVICGVCIPEEEIAQLQELGVKDSKLLRPMQREELFAKIIARVHYHLIEVSPQEIDAAVSKNQLNDLEAMKTVELLAHLRPQKAIVDCPSPNLQAYQRLIHGQLQKQHNHEMEIITAHKADLIYPLVSAASILAKVTRDRAIQKLKQHYGVDFGSGYTSDPLTQQFLQHSHDQYDFVRKSWQTYKHIVQAKEQKSLSEF; this comes from the coding sequence ATGGTCCTTATCTGTGGGATTGATGAAGCGGGAAGGGGTTGTATTATCGGGAATTTAGTGATCTGTGGGGTTTGTATTCCAGAAGAAGAGATTGCACAGTTACAAGAGCTTGGCGTGAAGGATTCAAAGTTATTACGGCCAATGCAACGGGAAGAGCTTTTTGCAAAAATCATTGCACGTGTTCATTATCATCTTATTGAAGTCAGTCCTCAAGAAATTGACGCTGCAGTGTCGAAAAATCAGCTCAATGATCTTGAAGCGATGAAAACCGTTGAACTCCTTGCTCACTTGAGGCCCCAGAAAGCAATTGTTGATTGTCCCTCACCAAACCTCCAGGCATATCAACGCCTCATTCATGGCCAACTTCAAAAACAACATAACCATGAGATGGAAATCATTACAGCCCACAAAGCAGATCTCATCTATCCTTTGGTGAGCGCAGCATCTATCCTTGCGAAAGTTACTCGAGACCGTGCAATCCAAAAGCTGAAGCAGCATTATGGGGTTGATTTTGGTTCAGGGTACACCAGTGATCCTCTTACCCAACAGTTTCTGCAGCATTCTCATGATCAGTATGATTTTGTGAGAAAGAGTTGGCAGACCTATAAGCACATTGTCCAAGCAAAAGAACAGAAAAGTTTATCAGAATTTTGA
- a CDS encoding ribonuclease H-like domain-containing protein, protein MITHSFILLDGIGYRKEQQLWKEGILHWDDFLQAKQIQGISPLRKQFLDHGLAKAQESLRAEEISFFAQHLPKRDYWRLYEKFRGEALFLDIETSGYYGDVTVIGLYDGKETKTMVKGCNLNKELLVRTLQQYKLLITFNGSSFDLPVLDRYFGKVIPTIPHIDLRHVCSRVGLVGGLKAIEQQVAISRPPELMSVHGIDAVALWQQWQSTGEERYLDLLIRYNEEDVLNLKPLAERVIRELWNQTCTLAKRNVYI, encoded by the coding sequence ATGATTACGCACAGCTTTATTCTTTTGGATGGCATCGGCTACCGTAAAGAGCAGCAGCTCTGGAAGGAAGGTATCTTACACTGGGATGATTTTCTTCAGGCCAAGCAGATTCAAGGGATTTCTCCGCTTCGTAAACAATTCTTGGATCATGGATTAGCTAAAGCACAAGAATCATTAAGAGCAGAAGAGATAAGCTTCTTTGCCCAACATCTTCCAAAGAGGGATTATTGGAGACTATACGAAAAATTTCGTGGAGAAGCACTTTTTTTAGATATTGAAACTTCTGGCTATTACGGTGATGTTACGGTTATTGGCCTGTACGATGGCAAAGAAACCAAGACCATGGTCAAGGGATGTAACCTCAACAAGGAATTGCTTGTAAGAACGCTCCAGCAATACAAGCTTCTTATTACTTTCAATGGATCTTCGTTTGATCTCCCAGTTCTTGATCGTTATTTCGGAAAAGTTATTCCAACAATACCCCACATTGATCTTCGTCATGTCTGTAGCAGAGTTGGTCTGGTTGGTGGATTAAAAGCTATTGAGCAACAAGTAGCCATCTCCCGTCCTCCAGAGCTTATGAGTGTCCATGGTATTGATGCAGTTGCTCTGTGGCAGCAATGGCAGTCTACTGGTGAAGAGCGTTATCTTGATCTCTTGATTCGTTATAATGAAGAAGATGTTCTTAATTTAAAGCCCTTAGCAGAACGAGTTATTCGTGAATTGTGGAATCAAACGTGTACGCTTGCTAAAAGAAACGTTTATATATAA
- a CDS encoding endonuclease III produces the protein MQPETITKILTILKKHYTTDWFGVAHHKDPFKVLIACIMSLRTRDEVTYPRAAALFQLAETPTKMLKLLEETIAQTIYPVGFYRTKAKTILGICQKLMNEYQGKVPDTIEELLTFHGVGRKTANIVITFGYGKDGIAVDTHVHRITNRLGWVNTRTPHETEFALRTCVPREQWQNINELMVRHGQSICKPLSPLCSKCMIRVYCPRKGVLRSR, from the coding sequence ATACAACCAGAGACTATTACAAAGATTCTTACAATTCTTAAAAAGCATTACACTACCGACTGGTTTGGTGTTGCGCATCATAAAGATCCTTTCAAGGTTTTGATTGCCTGCATTATGAGTTTGCGAACACGAGATGAGGTCACTTATCCACGAGCTGCTGCTCTTTTTCAGTTAGCAGAGACCCCTACGAAAATGTTGAAACTTTTAGAAGAAACTATTGCACAAACTATCTATCCTGTTGGTTTTTATCGCACAAAAGCAAAAACTATTCTTGGCATTTGTCAAAAACTCATGAACGAATATCAAGGAAAAGTTCCTGACACTATTGAAGAGCTCCTCACTTTTCATGGCGTTGGAAGAAAGACCGCTAATATCGTTATTACCTTTGGTTATGGCAAGGATGGCATAGCCGTTGACACCCACGTTCATCGTATTACCAACCGTTTAGGATGGGTAAACACAAGGACGCCACATGAAACAGAGTTTGCTTTACGAACATGTGTTCCACGTGAACAATGGCAAAATATCAATGAACTGATGGTTCGCCATGGGCAGAGTATATGCAAACCCCTGAGCCCTTTGTGCAGTAAATGCATGATCCGTGTATATTGTCCGAGAAAAGGAGTTTTAAGATCAAGGTAA
- a CDS encoding type II toxin-antitoxin system RelE/ParE family toxin: MVTVEFSILFERRIQKIRNSSLKDHIKKQIKKIIDNPEIGKPMRYERKGTRELYVAPFRLSYVFIKEQDKIIFLEIYHKDEQ, from the coding sequence ATGGTAACGGTTGAGTTTAGTATTCTATTTGAGAGAAGAATACAAAAAATAAGAAATAGTTCGTTAAAGGATCATATAAAAAAGCAAATCAAGAAGATCATTGATAATCCGGAAATCGGTAAGCCAATGAGATATGAAAGAAAAGGCACAAGGGAACTCTATGTTGCTCCATTTCGGTTATCCTATGTATTTATAAAGGAGCAAGATAAAATCATTTTTTTGGAGATTTATCATAAGGATGAACAATAA